Proteins encoded within one genomic window of Glycine soja cultivar W05 chromosome 1, ASM419377v2, whole genome shotgun sequence:
- the LOC114412065 gene encoding putative pentatricopeptide repeat-containing protein At1g12700, mitochondrial → MMMRRSSSIHGFPLLRYFALSSNPTHFLLHPSHSSSTFSTYVRDSDNHNHNNASINTRRAQFLDSMRNVKSVDVALDFYHKMVTMKPFPCVKDFNLLFGIVAKMKHYTTAISLIKHMSYIGVKPNVSTHNIVINCLCRLNHTVFGFSVLGLMFKIGVEPSIVTFTTIVNGLCVEGNVAQAIRFVDHLKDMGYESDRYTRGAIINGLCKVGHSSAALSYLKKMEEQNCNLDVTAYSAVVDGLCKDGMVFEALDLFSQMTGKGIQPNLFTYNCLIHGLCNFDRWKEAAPLLANMMRKGIMPDVQTFNVIAGRFLKTGMISRAKSIFSFMGHMGIEHNVVTYNSIIGAHCMLNQMKDAMEVFDLMIRKGCLPNIVTYNSLIHGWCETKNMNKAMYFLGEMVNNGLDPDVVTWSTLIGGFCKAGKPVAAKELFFVMHKHGQLPDLQTCAIILDGLFKCHFHSEAMSLFRELEKMNSDLDIIIYSIILNGMCSSGKLNDALELFSYLSSKGVKIDVVTYNIMINGLCKEGLLDDAEDLLMKMEENGCPPDECTYNVFVQGLLRRYEISKSTKYLMFMKGSTKGKMVEG, encoded by the exons ATGATGATGCGAAGAAGCTCTTCTATTCATGGATTCCCTCTTCTTCGATACTTTGCTTTGTCTTCTAATCCCACGCACTTTCTTCTTCACCCATCACATTCTTCTTCAACTTTCTCCACCTACGTCAGAGATAGTgacaatcataatcataataacGCCTCTATAAATACAAGAAGAGCTCAATTCCTTGATTCCATGAGAAATGTGAAATCTGTAGACGTTGCTTTGGATTTCTACCACAAAATGGTCACAATGAAGCCTTTCCCATGTGTCAAGGACTTCAACTTGTTGTTTGGCATCGTTGCGAAGATGAAACACTACACAACTGCAATTTCGCTAATCAAACACATGTCTTATATTGGTGTCAAACCGAATGTCTCCACTCACAATATCGTCATTAATTGTCTCTGCCGTTTGAACCACACCGTGTTTGGCTTCTCTGTTTTGGGGCTTATGTTCAAAATTGGTGTGGAACCTAGCATCGTGACTTTTACCACCATTGTTAATGGGCTTTGCGTAGAAGGAAATGTTGCTCAAGCAATTAGGTTTGTTGACCATTTGAAAGATATGGGCTATGAATCTGACAGATATACCCGTGGAGCAATAATTAATGGATTGTGTAAAGTTGGTCATTCATCCGCTGCACTCTCGTATCTCAAGAAGatggaagaacaaaattgcAATTTGGATGTTACAGCTTACAGTGCAGTTGTGGATGGTCTTTGCAAGGATGGGATGGTATTTGAGGCCTTGGATTTATTCTCACAAATGACAGGCAAAGGTATTCAACCGAATCTTTTCACCTATAATTGCTTAATTCATGGCCTTTGTAACTTTGATAGATGGAAAGAGGCTGCACCTCTATTGGCTAACATGATGAGAAAGGGAATCATGCCAGATGTGCAAACTTTTAATGTTATAGCTGGCAGATTTTTGAAAACAGGGATGATTTCTAGGGCTAAAAGCATATTCAGTTTCATGGGGCATATGGGGATTGAACATAATGTTGTCACCTATAATTCAATAATTGGTGCTCATTGTATGTTAAATCAAATGAAGGATGCCATGGAAGTATTTGATTTGATGATTCGCAAGGGCTGCTTACCAAACATTGTAACTTATAATTCATTAATCCATGGATGGTGTGAAACTAAAAACATGAATAAGGCCATGTATTTCTTGGGTGAAATGGTAAATAATGGACTAGATCCAGATGTTGTCACATGGAGCACTCTTATTGGGGGGTTTTGCAAAGCAGGGAAACCAGTAGCCGCAAAAGAATTGTTTTTCGTAATGCACAAGCACGGGCAACTTCCCGATCTCCAAACTTGTGCTATTATATTGGATGGCCTATTTAAGTGTCATTTTCATTCTGAGGCAATGTCATTGTTTAGGGAgttggagaagatgaattcagatcttgatattataatttacaGTATTATTTTGAATGGAATGTGTAGTTCTGGAAAACTGAATGATGCACTGGAACTCTTTTCTTATCTGTCAAGTAAAGGCgtcaaaattgatgttgttactTATAACATAATGATTAATGGTCTATGTAAAGAAGGACTGTTGGATGATGCCGAAGACTTATTGATGAAAATGGAAGAGAATGGTTGTCCCCCAGATGAGTGCACTTATAATGTCTTTGTCCAAGGATTGCTGCGAAGATATGAAATTTCAAAGTCAACAAAATACCTTATGTTTATGAAAG GAAGCACTAAGGGCAAGATGGTTGAAGGATGA
- the LOC114412076 gene encoding putative pentatricopeptide repeat-containing protein At1g12700, mitochondrial yields the protein MIMRRSSSIHGFPLLRYFALSSNPTHFLLHPSHSSSTFSTYASINTSRAQFLDSLRNVKSVDVALDFYHKMVTMKPFPCVKDFNLLFGIVAKMKHYTTAISLIKHMSYIGVKPNVPTHNIVINCLCRLNHTVFGFSVLGLMFKIGVEPSIVTFTTIVNGLCVEGNVAQAIRFVDHLKDMGYESDRYTRGAIINGLCKVGHSSAALSYLKKMEEQNCNLDVTAYNAVVDGLCKDGMVFEAWDLFSQMTGKGIQPDLFTYNCLIHGLCNFDRWKEAAPLLANMMRKGIMPDVQTFNVIGGRFLKTGMISRAKSIFSFMGHMGIEHDVVTYSSIIGVHCMLNQMKDAMEVFDLMIRKGCLPNIVTYTSLIHGWCEIKNMNKAMYFLGEMVNNGLDPNIVTWNTLIGGFCKAGKPVAAKELFFVMHKHGQLPDLQTCAIILDGLFKCHFHSEAMSLFRELEKMNSDLDIIIYSIILNGMCSSGKLNDALELFSYLSSKGVKIDVVTYNIMINGLCKEGLLDDAEDLLMKMEENGCPPDECTYNVFVQGLLRRYEISKSTKYLMFMKGKGFRANATTTKLLINYFSANKENRAFQVFLQKFV from the coding sequence ATGATAATGCGAAGAAGCTCTTCTATTCATGGATTCCCTCTTCTTCGATACTTTGCTTTGTCTTCTAATCCCACGCACTTTCTTCTTCACCCATCACATTCTTCTTCAACTTTCTCCACCTACGCCTCTATAAATACAAGCAGAGCTCAATTCCTTGATTCCTTGAGAAATGTGAAATCTGTAGACGTTGCTTTGGATTTCTACCACAAAATGGTCACAATGAAGCCTTTCCCATGTGTCAAGGACTTCAACTTGTTGTTTGGCATCGTTGCGAAGATGAAACACTACACAACTGCAATTTCGCTAATCAAACACATGTCTTATATTGGTGTCAAACCGAATGTCCCCACTCACAATATCGTCATTAATTGTCTCTGCCGTTTGAACCACACCGTGTTTGGCTTCTCTGTTTTGGGGCTTATGTTCAAAATTGGTGTGGAACCTAGCATCGTGACTTTTACCACCATTGTTAATGGGCTTTGCGTAGAAGGAAATGTTGCTCAAGCAATTAGGTTTGTTGACCATTTGAAAGATATGGGCTATGAATCTGACAGATATACCCGTGGAGCAATAATTAATGGATTGTGTAAAGTTGGTCATTCATCCGCTGCACTCTCGTATCTCAAGAAGatggaagaacaaaattgcAATTTGGATGTTACAGCTTACAACGCAGTTGTGGATGGTCTTTGCAAGGATGGGATGGTATTTGAGGCCTGGGATTTGTTCTCACAAATGACAGGCAAAGGTATTCAACCTGATCTTTTCACCTATAATTGCTTAATTCATGGCCTTTGTAACTTTGATAGATGGAAAGAGGCTGCACCTCTATTGGCTAACATGATGAGAAAGGGAATCATGCCAGATGTGCAAACTTTCAATGTTATAGGTGGCAGATTTTTGAAAACAGGGATGATTTCTAGGGCTAAAAGCATATTCAGTTTCATGGGGCATATGGGGATTGAACATGATGTTGTCACCTATAGTTCAATAATTGGTGTTCATTGTATGCTAAATCAAATGAAGGATGCCATGGAAGTATTTGATTTGATGATTCGCAAGGGCTGCTTACCAAACATTGTAACTTATACTTCATTAATCCATGGATGGTGTGAAATTAAAAACATGAATAAGGCCATGTATTTCTTGGGTGAAATGGTAAATAATGGACTAGATCCAAACATTGTCACATGGAACACACTTATTGGGGGGTTTTGCAAAGCAGGAAAACCAGTAGCCGCAAAAGAATTGTTTTTCGTAATGCACAAGCACGGGCAACTTCCCGATCTCCAAACTTGTGCTATTATATTGGATGGCCTATTTAAGTGTCATTTTCATTCTGAGGCAATGTCATTGTTTAGGGAgttggagaagatgaattcagatcttgatattataatttacaGTATTATTTTGAATGGAATGTGTAGTTCTGGAAAACTGAATGATGCACTGGAACTCTTTTCTTATCTGTCAAGTAAAGGCgtcaaaattgatgttgttactTATAACATAATGATTAATGGTCTATGTAAAGAAGGACTGTTGGATGATGCCGAAGACTTATTGATGAAAATGGAAGAGAATGGTTGTCCCCCAGATGAGTGCACTTATAATGTCTTTGTCCAAGGATTGCTGCGAAGATATGAAATTTCAAAGTCAACAAAATACCTTATGTTTATGAAAGGTAAAGGTTTTCGGGCAAATGCTACCACCACCAAATTGCTTATCAACTACTTCTCTGCTAACAAAGAAAACAGGGCATTCCAAGTGTTTTTGCAGAAATTTGTTTGA